GAAAAGTTACCTATTTTGGTACTACAGACACCAATTATCAACTAGATAAAAACAATGTAGAAACTAATTTAGTAGATGCCACTTATTTGATTTCTGCGGTAAATAATATGTTTCCAGACATCAATTTATCATTACATGATATTGAGTCTTCTTGGGCAGGTTTAAGACCTTTAATACACGAAGAAGGAAAGTCTTCTTCAGAACTATCTAGAAAAGATGAAATTTTTGTTTCTGATACAGAATTAATTTCTATTGCAGGCGGAAAATTAACCGGTTATAGAAAAATGGCAGAACGTATTGTAGATTTGGTTGCCAAAAAATACGAACGAAGATTCGACACAAAGTTTGAGGATATAAAAACAAAAAAAATAGCTCTTTCTGGTGGAGCTTTTAATAATTACCAAGAAGTACAAAGTTATACAGATGCTATTCAGAATAGAATTGCAGAAGTAGATTTCGATAGAAAAGATGCAGAATATTTAGTGCATAATTATGGAAAACAAACAGATATTATTTTACAAAAGTTTGATGATTTAATGCATGATAACATGCAAGAAAAAATGATGAAAGCAGAAATTTGGTTTACCATAAATTATGAAATGACCTGTACTCCCACCGATTTTTTTATGCGCAGAACCGGACGTTTATTTTTTGATGCACGCAGTGTATTTTTATACAAAGAGTATGTGCTTAATGAGTTTAAAAACTATTTTTCTTGGAACGAAAAAACAACAGAAAAACATCTAAAAGAACTAGAAGAAAAAATACAATTGGCTACTACTTTTAAGTAAAATATTGTTTTGCAAAATACAAATTTAAAAACCTCATAGATTGTAAAAAGTCTGTGAGGTTTTTATTTTATAACAGTATTTTAAATATACTTTACTAGATTTAACCTACTGAAAATCAAAACAATTAAAATAAAATACTTAAAAAAAATGAAACTTAATACTGGTTTTCAATAAAAAAATAGCTTATATTTGATTGTATCATTATAATTATAATGCTTATGAATTTACGCTTTTCTATTTAAATAACTTCTTTCTCCCAAAAAGAGTATTTAAAATATTTATAATTTACAATAACCTTAAATTTAAGAATTATGAAAACGTTTTATACCACGGCTGTTATCTTATTTATTACTATCTCTTTTTCTGCAAAAAAAATTACGTTTCAAGAAACAGTACACACCTTAGTTGCAACTTATGTTGGTCCTACAGAAAATCAAGACTATAAATTTGTAGACGATAATAATGTAGAATATTTATTCTATGATTTATCAAAAAATATAGATTTTGAAAAAGAAGATGATAGTAAAATAAATAAAAGATTTACACTTACCTGGAAAAAGAAACTTGTAGATGAATACAATTCGGTAGGACAAAAAACAGGCTCTAAAATTGTTGTAAAAACCATATTAACTATTAAAGCAACAAAATAATAGTTAACCTTATTTATCAAGCTAAAACAGGTTATATAGCAACTTTAACAAAAAAATACATAAAATTTAATACACTTAAAATCAAATTAATAACTAAAAAAACGAGTGTTTAAAAATAATTATTTGTTGAATGAAAAATAAACACCAAATTTAATTTTCAATCGAAAAAAAATGTATATTTGATATACACATATCAGTAATTTTAAGGCTTATGAAAATATAGTTTCGAGTACTTCAAAACAAAAGCAGGTTCTTTTAGGAAAAAGAGCAAGCTACTATATTTATTAAAAAATAACCTTAAAATTAAAAATCATGAAAAAATTATATGCATCAGCATTCGTGCTGTTTATTTCTCTTTCTTTTGCTGTAAATACAATTTCTGCTCAAGACACATCAAACAAACTTATCGCTACTTTTAAAGGACTTACAGAAACCGAATATTTTAAATTTGTAGATGATAAAAATGTTTCCTTTTTATTCTATGACTTAGATGAAAATATAGAGCTTTCTTTGTACGAAGAAGAATTGATTGGTAAAAAATTTAATATTACTTGGGTTACTAAAGAAATTGATATCCTAGATGAAGATGGCAATCCTACGGACGAAAAAGAAACTGTTAAATCTATTACAGCCATAACAGAAGAAAAATAATAAATTTCTACAACCGTTTATCAATACTACTGATAAACGGTTTTTTTATGCCTTAAAAACAGAAATACAAATTAATTACAAACTACAAAAGCAGTTAAAAAAGCTTAAAAATTTTTTAACCTTAATAACTTTAAACTAACTATAAGTTAATCATACAACCTTATTAATTTAACGTCTTTCATACATTCAAAGAATAGTTTTGACAAAAATTAAACAACAAAACTTAAATCAGAATTATGAAAAATTATTTTAAACTAGTAATTGCACTTTTTATGATGGCAGCCACTAGTACAGTATTAATTAGCTGTGAGCCAGAAGACGGAAAAGATGGTATTGACGGAGTGGATGGTGTTGATGGTAAAGACGGTATTAATGGAGAAAATGGTAAAGATGCTTCTGTTTTCTTAGCAACTTCAAAAACACCTAGTCTTTTAAAAGTTACAAACGATTTTTTACACTTAAAAATTACTCCTTTATTAACTTCTGAAGACGTAATACCAAATACTCCAGATTTTGTATACGGATCTATGGCTGATGGTGCAGGTTTAATTAACAACGGAGATGAAACCTTTACTTTAATAAATAATATTGAAGCAGATTATTCGATAGCACGTATTTTATTAAACAAAAATTTAAGACCATTTCATGGAGAATATATCTTAAATGCAACAGCTACGGCTCAAACAGCACAATGTTCAGGAACATTAATAAGTCCGGAAGAACATGGATTTGGTCCTTTGTATTTATCTGGTGGTGAATGGGGAGGAGCATCTAAAGGTGTGTTTTTAACAGACCCTACAAAAAGTCCTGATGATGCTAGTACAGGAGAATTATTGTCTGCTTTAGGGCAATGGTCTACAGAAAATGCAGTACCAATAGGTAAAGATGCTTATGCAGATAAAACAGTTATTTTTATTGGAGATGATCACTCAGACAATACAGTTCCTTCTGGTCAATTAGGGATGTATGTTGGAAATAGAGGAGATTTAAATGGAGGAAAATTATATGGCTTAAAAGTAACTTCTACTGGTGTTGATTTTGAAATGGATATGGCAGAAGGAACAGAATATAATGCAGAATTTGTAGAATTAGAAGAAAGAGAAATTAATGCGTTAGACACAGAAGCTAAAACAAAAAACGTTATGGGATTCTCTAGATTAGAAGATATCGACTGGAGAAGAGGCTCTGCAGCAAACCAAAGAGAAATATATTTCTGTGTTACAGGACGTGATAAACCAGATTTAATTGGTAAAGGAAGCGTTTTAGGACGTGTATACAAAGTTGTTTTAAATGAAACAGATCCTACAGGAGCTTGTAAAATTACCTGTGTATTAGATGGTGATAAAATTGGTGGTAAAGCAGCTGGTTTTCACTCTCCAGATAATATCTTAGTAACAGAAAACTATGCATACATACAAGAAGATCCAAACGGGTATTTAGATACTGCTGTTAATGGGTATGCTAAATTATATCAATATAACTTAACTACGGGTGCTATTAAAACCGTTTTAGAATGTGATCAAAATAGAGCTGCAAGTATTGGATACGGAAGCACTGCTAGAAGATGGGAAATTACAGGGATGATTGATGTAACAGATGTTGTTAACAATGGTGATAATAACTTCTTAGTAATAACACAAAACCATGGATGGGAACCTGCAGACGGAACTTCTTTTACAGATCCTAATGCAAACCCAGATTTAGCAAACAGAAAAGAAGGTTCTATGCTTTATTTAATTAAAGGTTTAGAAAGATAATTTAAAAAAACATCATGAATAACATCTTATTTATGAAAGCCAAGGCATATACTTTTAGTATATGTCTTTTGCTTTTAACCCTAGTAGCTTGCAAAAAAGAAGAGAAAATGGTAAACATCTCTTCTACAAACAAAAACATAAAAACATTTTATGATG
The nucleotide sequence above comes from Polaribacter butkevichii. Encoded proteins:
- a CDS encoding phosphatase, coding for MKNYFKLVIALFMMAATSTVLISCEPEDGKDGIDGVDGVDGKDGINGENGKDASVFLATSKTPSLLKVTNDFLHLKITPLLTSEDVIPNTPDFVYGSMADGAGLINNGDETFTLINNIEADYSIARILLNKNLRPFHGEYILNATATAQTAQCSGTLISPEEHGFGPLYLSGGEWGGASKGVFLTDPTKSPDDASTGELLSALGQWSTENAVPIGKDAYADKTVIFIGDDHSDNTVPSGQLGMYVGNRGDLNGGKLYGLKVTSTGVDFEMDMAEGTEYNAEFVELEEREINALDTEAKTKNVMGFSRLEDIDWRRGSAANQREIYFCVTGRDKPDLIGKGSVLGRVYKVVLNETDPTGACKITCVLDGDKIGGKAAGFHSPDNILVTENYAYIQEDPNGYLDTAVNGYAKLYQYNLTTGAIKTVLECDQNRAASIGYGSTARRWEITGMIDVTDVVNNGDNNFLVITQNHGWEPADGTSFTDPNANPDLANRKEGSMLYLIKGLER